The proteins below come from a single Drosophila teissieri strain GT53w chromosome 3L, Prin_Dtei_1.1, whole genome shotgun sequence genomic window:
- the LOC122616305 gene encoding myb-like protein AA, translating to MANPRKFSEKIALQKQKQAEGTAEFERIMKEVYATKRDEPPANQKIIDGLVGGQEVSQSSPGAGNGTGGGGSGSGSGASGGGASPDGLGGGGGSPTAYRESRGRSVGVGPMRRPSERKQDRSPYGSSSTQQTLDNGQLNPHLLGPPTAESLWRRSSSDSALHQSALVAGFNNDVNAMGANYQQQQHQQPQQGQPRSHSPHHGINRTMSPQAQRRKSPLLQPHQLQLQQLQQQQQQMQHQHQLHQQLQMQQLQQHQQQHQQQQQQQNTPYNNAKFTNPVFRPLQDQVNFANTGSLPDLTALQNYGPQQQQQQQQQQSQQQPSQQQQQLQQTLSPVMSPHNHRRERDQSPSPFSPAGGGGGAGPGSPYQQQHSPTGNTQQQQHQQPSNSPHLSFTNLATTQAAVSTFNPLPTLGPHNATDYRQPPNPPSPRSSPGLLSSVSATDLHSSAPASPIRQQQQVQQQQQQQQQAQQQQQQFDNSYNSLNTSFHNQFEIFSLGDSNSSPEQQGFANNFVALDFDDLSGGGGGGPGGGVGSNGGGLTNGYNKSEMLDFSELSGSPEASGNNNHMRRGVSNLNNNGLSNGVGSTHNGSTNLNGAGNNNSSSGGGTAQDPLGISTSPVPSPLGCPSSPLPIPMSAQSSPQQQHHHHQQQQQQHHHQQHHQQQQLSLSLHHSPHHSPMHSPHHGNSPLSSSSPVSHNACSNSNVVMNHQQQQQQQHHHQQHHHQGSSQSHTPTTANIPSIIFSDYSSNADFTREIFDSLDLDLGQMDVAGLQMLSDQNPIMIADPNIEDSFRRDLN from the coding sequence ATGGCCAATCCGCGCAAGTTCAGCGAGAAGATCGCGCtgcagaagcaaaagcaggCGGAGGGCACAGCAGAATTCGAGCGGATCATGAAGGAGGTGTATGCCACGAAGAGGGATGAGCCGCCGGCGAATCAAAAGATCATAGATGGCCTGGTCGGCGGACAGGAGGTAAGCCAATCCTCGCCAGGAGCTGGCAATGGGACgggcggcggtggcagtggctcTGGCAGTGGAGCCAGCGGCGGAGGAGCCTCGCCAGATGGCCTGGGAGGCGGAGGTGGCTCTCCAACGGCTTATCGAGAATCCCGAGGACGCAGCGTGGGTGTGGGTCCCATGCGAAGACCCTCGGAGCGCAAGCAGGATCGTTCGCCttacggcagcagcagcacgcaACAAACCCTAGACAACGGCCAACTAAATCCGCATCTTCTTGGTCCACCCACGGCGGAGAGTTTGTGGCGGCGCTCCAGCTCCGATTCGGCGCTGCACCAAAGCGCGCTGGTGGCGGGCTTCAATAACGACGTGAACGCGATGGGCGCCAactatcagcagcagcaacatcagcaaccgCAACAAGGCCAGCCAAGATCTCACTCGCCGCACCATGGAATAAACAGGACCATGAGTCCGCAGGCGCAACGCAGGAAGTCGCCGCTACTGCAGCCccatcagctgcagctgcagcaactgcaacaacagcagcaacagatgcaacatcagcatcagctgcaccagcagctccaaatgcaacagctgcaacagcaccagcagcaacaccagcagcagcagcaacaacagaacaCGCCATACAACAACGCCAAATTCACGAACCCTGTGTTCCGGCCGCTGCAGGATCAGGTAAACTTTGCCAACACCGGCTCCCTGCCCGATCTCACGGCCCTGCAGAACTATGGAccccagcaacagcagcaacagcagcagcagcaatcccAGCAACAGCCGtcgcaacaacagcagcagttgcagcaaaCCCTGTCGCCTGTCATGTCTCCGCACAATCACCGTCGCGAACGGGATCAGTCGCCCAGTCCGTTTAGTCCGGCGGGTGGAGGGGGCGGCGCAGGTCCCGGATCGCcctatcagcagcagcactcgcCCACCGGAAAcacgcaacagcagcagcaccaacagcccAGCAACTCGCCGCACCTGTCCTTTACCAATCTGGCCACCACGCAGGCAGCTGTCTCCACATTTAACCCGCTGCCCACGCTGGGACCGCACAATGCCACCGACTACCGCCAGCCACCGAATCCTCCTAGTCCACGTTCTTCACCCGGCTTGCTCAGCAGCGTGTCGGCCACGGATCTGCACTCCAGCGCACCGGCCAGTCCCAtacgccagcagcaacaggtccagcagcagcaacaacagcagcaacaggcgcagcagcaacagcaacagtttgATAACTCCTACAACAGTCTGAATACCTCGTTTCACAATCAGTTTGAGATTTTCTCGCTGGGCGACAGCAATTCTTCGCCGGAACAGCAGGGCTTTGCAAATAATTTCGTGGCCCTTGACTTTGATGACCTGagtggcggtggaggtggtggcccAGGCGGTGGCGTCGGAAGCAATGGAGGAGGTCTGACCAACGGCTACAATAAGTCGGAGATGTTGGACTTCAGTGAGCTGAGCGGCAGCCCGGAGGCGAGTGggaacaacaaccacatgcGGCGAGGAGTGAGCAACCTGAACAACAACGGGTTGAGCAATGGTGTGGGATCCACGCACAATGGCAGCACAAATCTAAATGGAGCGGGGAACAACAATAGTAGTAGTGGAGGTGGAACGGCACAGGATCCCTTAGGAATTTCCACTTCACCAGTGCCCTCACCCTTGGGCTGCCCCAGTTCACCGCTACCGATTCCGATGTCGGCACAGAGCtcgccacagcagcaacaccaccaccatcagcagcagcaacaacagcatcatcaccagcaacaccatcagcagcagcaattatCATTATCTCTGCACCATTCGCCGCATCATTCGCCGATGCATTCGCCGCACCATGGGAATTCACCGCTTTCAAGCAGCTCGCCAGTGAGTCACAATGCCTGCTCCAACTCCAATGTGGTGATgaaccaccagcagcagcagcagcaacaacatcaccaccagcaacaccatcaTCAGGGATCCTCGCAAAGTCACACTCCGACCACAGCGAATATACCCTCGATTATCTTCAGTGATTACTCCTCCAACGCGGATTTTACGAGGGAGATCTTCGACTCCCTCGACCTGGATCTGGGCCAAATGGACGTAGCCGGCTTGCAGATGCTATCCGACCAGAACCCCATCATGATCGCCGATCCCAACATCGAGGATAGTTTTCGACGCGACCTCAACTGA
- the LOC122615490 gene encoding uncharacterized protein LOC122615490, producing the protein MAGVSRSSQPRLQLYIFWGLMASVFASLPEEPRGAAGGESRMDVLGLSPGQRVLAAVPASGRTNFLLYQLAAAINSAAGLESPTMQEVEVVDVVEEQEQFLLAGPDPNWLAAMANEFQSVPVYETFPADLQNWLMDGYGISASDFYHSWSGAGFGRRSSSRTQLICTADGQCYEVNKIVTACCPF; encoded by the exons ATGGCTGGAGTCAGCAGAAGTTCCCAGCCGCGTCTGCAGCTATATATATTCTGGGGCCTGATGGCGTCGGTGTTTGCTTCATTACCGGAGGAGCCGAGAGGAGCAGCCGGCGGGGAATCGAGGATGGATGTTCTAGGACTCTCGCCGGGACAAAGAGTCCTGGCTGCAGTGCCTGCGTCAG GACGCACGAATTTTTTGCTGTACCAATTAGCTGCGGCCATAAATTCAGCCGCCGGCCTGGAATCGCCGACGATGCAGGAAGTGGAGGTGGTCGATgtggtggaggagcaggagcagttcCTGCTGGCGGGCCCGGATCCCAACTGGCTGGCCGCCATGGCGAATGAGTTTCAG AGTGTGCCAGTGTACGAGACTTTTCCGGCTGACTTGCAGAACTGGCTGATGGATGGCTATGGGATCAGTGCCTCGGACTTCTACCACAGCTGGAGCGGAGCAGGATTTGGCAGGCGGAGCAGCTCCCGCACCCAGCTGATCTGCACGGCAGATGGGCAGTGCTACGAGGTCAACAAAATCGTCACTGCCTGCTGTCCATTTTGA